A single window of Carassius gibelio isolate Cgi1373 ecotype wild population from Czech Republic chromosome A19, carGib1.2-hapl.c, whole genome shotgun sequence DNA harbors:
- the LOC127935846 gene encoding death-associated protein kinase 2 encodes MAVFKLDNVEDLYEIGSVLGSGHFGQVCEVRERATGVLWAGKFLKLKKGAGSRLGLERKNVEKEVEVLQSLQHQNIMALRDVFESRSEVVLIVELIKGGELFDFIAEKENLTETEAIEFMKQILEGVRYMHQKNIAHFDLKPENIMLSDKHAPHPDIKIIDFGMAYRFTPGEEYKSLGGTPQYIAPEIINFEPLGTAADMWSIGVITYIFLSGLSPFQGETDEETLRNIVALKYEFEPHHFSQTSNMAKDFIQKLLVKDQSERMTAEECLIHPWIKPLNRTQIAKRNRSSINMKNFKKFNARRKWKMSFNMVSACNRFCRLQLLCKPRIPEQQELRDCESDQEDTGTKPASLLRRRLSSSS; translated from the exons ATGGCTGTCTTCAAGCTGGATAATGTTGAAGATCTTTATGAGATTGGAAGCGTTTTGGGAAG TGGTCACTTTGGACAGGTGTGTGAGGTGCGTGAACGGGCCACTGGTGTTCTGTGGGCGGGGAAATTCCTGAAGCTGAAGAAAGGCGCAGGAAGCAGGTTAGGCCTGGAGAGGAAGAATGTGGAGAAGGAGGTGGAGGTCCTACAGAGCCTTCAGCATCAAAACATCATGGCTCTCAGAGATGTTTTCGAGAGCAGGTCAGAGGTGGTTCTCATCGTTGAGCT CATAAAGGGTGGCGAGCTCTTTGATTTCATCGCTGAGAAAGAGAACCTCACAGAGACGGAAGCCATTGAGTTCATGAAGCAGATTCTGGAAGGTGTCCGCTACATGCACCAAAAAAATATTGCCCATTTCGACCTGAAG CCGGAAAATATCATGTTGTCTGACAAACACGCTCCCCATCCAGACATCAAGATCATTGATTTCGGCATGGCTTATCGCTTTACTCCAGGAGAAGAGTATAAGAGTTTAGGTGGAACCCCTCAGTATATCG CCCCTGAGATTATCAACTTCGAGCCTCTCGGTACAGCAGCAGATATGTG GAGCATTGGTGTCATTACCTAcatttt TTTGAGTGGCCTGTCACCGTTCCAAGGTGAGACGGACGAAGAGACCCTGAGGAACATTGTGGCACTGAAGTACGAGTTTGAGCCTCACCACTTCAGCCAAACCAGCAACATGGCCAAAGACTTCATCCAGAAACTGCTAGTTAAAGACCAGAG TGAAAGGATGACAGCAGAAGAGTGTCTCATTCACCCCTGGATTAAG CCTCTCAATAGAACTCAAATTGCCAAGAGGAACCGCTCCTCCATCAACATGAAGAACTTTAAGAAGTTCAACGCGAGGAGGAAATGGAAG ATGTCCTTTAACATGGTTTCAGCATGTAATCGGTTTTGTCGACTGCAATTACTGTGTAAACCCCGCATCCCGGAGCAACAAGAACTG AGAGACTGTGAGAGCGATCAGGAGGACACAGGCACAAAACCTGCCTCTCTCTTACGCAGACGTCTTAGTAGCAGTTCATAA